Below is a window of Microbacterium saperdae DNA.
GGCTCCTCAGGAGCTCAACTCCGCTCTCGACGCGGACACCTACAAGGGCCCCTACTCCGACGGAGAGCTCACCGCCGTCGAGACTCCGGACGACAAGACCATCGTGTTCCACCTGAAGCAGCCGAATCCGGACTTCGCGTCGCTGGTCTCCCGTTCGAACACGGCCCCTGTGCCCGAGGCGAAGGACACCAAGCTCGACTACACGAGCCACCCGATGTCGTCCGGTCCCTACATGATCGACAGCTACGACCGCGGACGCGAGCTGAAGCTCGTGCGCAACCCGCACTGGGATGCGGCGACCGATGAGAACCGCACCGCGCTGCCGGACACCTTCACCTTCTCCCTCTCCACCGCGCAGGCCACGATCAGCCAGCAGCTGATCTCCGACGCCGATCCGACCGCGATCACGCTCGACTCCAACGGCGCGCTGCAGGCTTCCGACACGGCTCGCCTGACCGACACGGCGATCGCGGACCGGACCGCCTCCGGTCTCCTCGGCTGCACGGACGTGCTGAACTTCAACACCGAGACGATCACCGACCCGGAGATCCGGCACGCACTCGCCCTCGCGATGGACCGCGCGGCGATCCAGGTGCAGTACGGCGGAGCGCGCTTCGGCAAGCTCACCAACTCCTACCTGAACGATGCACAGGTCGGCTACGTCGAGGAGACGACCGATCTCGACATCGACGGTGCCCCTCAGCTCGACGCGGCCAAGAAGCTCCTGGAGGGCAAGGACGTACCGGCCACGCTGACCTACGGCTACTCGAACGCGATCGACAGGTACAAGAACCTCGGCACCGTGCTCCAGCAGAACCTCAAGGACCTCGGCATCGACCTGCAGCTGGTCCCGATCCCTGCCGCGAACTACTACACCGTGCTCGCCAGCGACGAGATGCCCGACATCGCCCGCGCCGGATGGTGCGGCGGAGCGGCATCCGGCTCCACCCGCACCACGGTGGACCCCAACATCGGCCCGAGCCTGGACGGCACGACGTTCGGCTTCAGCAACATCTCGCGCTTCTACGACGACGAGCTCTCGGCCGAGATGTACGAGCTGCGCAACACGAACGGCACCTCGGAAGAGCTCAACACGCAGTGGGCCGAGCTGTACAACGAGGCCATGGAGTCGTACCCGATCGTGCCGCTGATCCGCACGTTCACCAACAGCGTGGTGGGATCCAAGATCCACAACGCGCAGGTGGGGTACTTCTTCGGGAGCATCGATCTGTCCGCCATCGGCGTCGAGCAGTAACGACCCGAACGACACCTCCGAAAGGACGGGGCCGACCCTCGCAGGTCGGCCCCGTACGGGACAGCAATGTTCGGATTCATCGTCCGCCGAGTGACCGCCGTGGTCATCCTCCTGCTCGTCGTCAGCTTCGTCACCTTCGCCCTGTTCCAGATCGGCCCCGCCGACCCCGCCGCCGCCGCCTGCGGGCAGGAGTGCACCCCCGAGCGCATCGAGCAGGCCCGCGTCGCACTCGGCATGGACCAGCCGTTCCTCGTGCAGTACTTCGCGTACCTGAGCGGCTTCTTCGGGGACCGCCTGATCGGCGCACCCGGTGCCGAGCAGGTGTGCGCCTGGCCGTGCCTGGGCAAATCGTTCCAGACCAACGAGAACGTCACCGACGTGATCGCCCGCGCCCTCCCCTACACGATCTCGATCGCGATCGGCGCCGTCGTGCTGTGGACCGTCGCCGGCGTCGGGCTCGGGCTCCTGGCCGCTCTGCGCAAAGGCCGTGCCACCGACAAGCTGATCGTCGGCGCCGCCTCCGTCGGCGTCTCCCTGCCCGTCCCCGTCACCGGGCTCCTCCTGCTGCTGATCTTCGTGAGCACCCTGCACTGGCTGCCGTTCACGAGCAATCAGATCTCGTCGCCGTTCGGCCCTGCGGGACCGGGCGCCTGGATCGCCAACTATCTCCTCCCCTGGGTGGCGCTGGCCATCCTGTTCAGCGCCCAGTACATCCGCATCACCCGCAACAACATGATCGAGACCTTCGGCGAGGACTTCATGCGCACCGCCAGAGCGAAGGGCCTCGGCCGCCGAGAGATCACCTTCACGCACGGCGTGCGCGCCGGGATCACGCCGATCATCACCATGCTGGGTCTCGACATCGGGGCTCTCCTGGGCGGCGCTGTCCTCACCGAGCAGATCTTCTCGGTCCCGGGACTCGGATTCACGGCGGTGCGCGCCGCCACCTCCGGAGACCTCCCGGTGACCATGTCGATCACCATGCTCGCCGCCTTCTTCATCATCACGGCGAATGTCATCGTCGACCTCGTCTACGCGAGCGTCGACCCGAGAGTGAGAGTCAACTGATGAGCACCCCGATTCTCGACATCCGCGATCTGCGGGTGACCTTCCCCACCGACGACGGCCTGGTGCAGGCGGTGAACGGCATGGACCTGATCGTGCAGCGCGGCGAGACCGTGGGCATCGTCGGCGAGTCCGGCTCCGGCAAGACCGTGACCAGTCAGACGCTCATGGGTCTGATGAAGGGCACCAGCGCCAGGGTGTCCGGTCAGATCCTGTTCGAGGGGACGGACCTCGTGCCCCTCAGCGAGCACGAGATGCGCCCCTACCGCGGCCGCAAGGTCGGCATGATCTTCCAGGACCCGCTCTCGGCGATGCATCCGTTCTACACCGTCGGCCGGCAGATCGCCGAGGCCTACCGCGTGCACAACAGGGTGAGCGCGAAAGCCGCGAAGGCGCAGGCGATCGAGATGCTCAACCGCGTCGGCATCCCCGATCCGGTCTCGCGGTACGACGCCTACCCGCACGAGTTCTCCGGCGGCATGCGGCAGCGGGCCATGATCGCGATGGCGCTGATCTGCGAACCCGAACTGCTGATCGCCGACGAACCCACCACTGCCCTCGACGTCACCGTGCAAGCGCAGATCCTCGACCTGATCTCCTCACTGCAGGCGGAGACGGGCTCTGCCGTCATCTTCGTCACGCACGACCTCGGCGTCGTGGCCGAGGTGTGCCAGCGCGTGGTCGTGATGTACGGAGGTCAGTGCGTGGAGGAGGCCGACGTGCGCGAGGCGTTCTTCCAGACCGCGCACCCCTACACCAAGGGGCTCCTCGCCTCGATGCCGTCGATGGCCGACGAGACGGGGCGCCTGATCCCGATTCCCGGGTTCCCTCCGTCGCTGCTCAACCTGCCGGGCGGGTGTCTGTTCGCCGATCGCTGCCCCGTGTCGCATCTCGTCTCGGATGACCGGTGCCGCACGGAGCGCCCTGCGCTGAGCGGCAGCGGGTCGCACCGCGCCCGGTGCCATCTGTCCGAAGGCGGGATCCCCCACGCCGCCGCACTGCAGGAGGTCGTCCGATGACAACCCCGCTCCTCAGCGTCGAGAACCTGAGCAAGCACTTCGCCGTCAGCAAGGGCTTCCTGCGGGGGACCTCGCACGTCAAGGCGGTCGACGG
It encodes the following:
- a CDS encoding ABC transporter substrate-binding protein, which produces MRHRSPLLAAATVALALVVTGCTSTTAPNGQNPPSSSNDPYAAHIVQPGFEEPGGNVNVLMSSDFMTLDPGNSNYVQTANVGQLYYRTLTMAKETAGQPPTIVADLATDTGTASEDGLTWTYTLKDGLTYEDGTPITSADIKYGVARTFARDVYTQAPQELNSALDADTYKGPYSDGELTAVETPDDKTIVFHLKQPNPDFASLVSRSNTAPVPEAKDTKLDYTSHPMSSGPYMIDSYDRGRELKLVRNPHWDAATDENRTALPDTFTFSLSTAQATISQQLISDADPTAITLDSNGALQASDTARLTDTAIADRTASGLLGCTDVLNFNTETITDPEIRHALALAMDRAAIQVQYGGARFGKLTNSYLNDAQVGYVEETTDLDIDGAPQLDAAKKLLEGKDVPATLTYGYSNAIDRYKNLGTVLQQNLKDLGIDLQLVPIPAANYYTVLASDEMPDIARAGWCGGAASGSTRTTVDPNIGPSLDGTTFGFSNISRFYDDELSAEMYELRNTNGTSEELNTQWAELYNEAMESYPIVPLIRTFTNSVVGSKIHNAQVGYFFGSIDLSAIGVEQ
- a CDS encoding ABC transporter ATP-binding protein — protein: MSTPILDIRDLRVTFPTDDGLVQAVNGMDLIVQRGETVGIVGESGSGKTVTSQTLMGLMKGTSARVSGQILFEGTDLVPLSEHEMRPYRGRKVGMIFQDPLSAMHPFYTVGRQIAEAYRVHNRVSAKAAKAQAIEMLNRVGIPDPVSRYDAYPHEFSGGMRQRAMIAMALICEPELLIADEPTTALDVTVQAQILDLISSLQAETGSAVIFVTHDLGVVAEVCQRVVVMYGGQCVEEADVREAFFQTAHPYTKGLLASMPSMADETGRLIPIPGFPPSLLNLPGGCLFADRCPVSHLVSDDRCRTERPALSGSGSHRARCHLSEGGIPHAAALQEVVR
- a CDS encoding ABC transporter permease; the encoded protein is MFGFIVRRVTAVVILLLVVSFVTFALFQIGPADPAAAACGQECTPERIEQARVALGMDQPFLVQYFAYLSGFFGDRLIGAPGAEQVCAWPCLGKSFQTNENVTDVIARALPYTISIAIGAVVLWTVAGVGLGLLAALRKGRATDKLIVGAASVGVSLPVPVTGLLLLLIFVSTLHWLPFTSNQISSPFGPAGPGAWIANYLLPWVALAILFSAQYIRITRNNMIETFGEDFMRTARAKGLGRREITFTHGVRAGITPIITMLGLDIGALLGGAVLTEQIFSVPGLGFTAVRAATSGDLPVTMSITMLAAFFIITANVIVDLVYASVDPRVRVN